From the genome of Apostichopus japonicus isolate 1M-3 chromosome 17, ASM3797524v1, whole genome shotgun sequence:
cccattgatgtcggtgccccccccccccccagattgaaagtgcttccgtCGCCCTTGCTTTTTTCGCGAGTCCTCACACCCTTTGAGCCACACAGTATGTAGAGCCTTTTAAGAAAAATACTTAAATTTTCCATTTTGGATGTTGAGGGTTAGGTTGAAAGGACAATGTACGTCAGAGGtgaaattggcccaaatttaAAGCCTTGCATGAAACAACAGTAATTGTTGGGAAATATCCTTTTCTACTAAactttacattaaactaaactatacatgaattaaaatatacattaaaaCTGGGTTCCAGCATATTAACAAGACGGTAACCAGATGCATTCATATGTAACCCAACAATCACTTTCGTCTtggagatgagatctgcaacatcATGGATTGCCGACTTGCTCATTTCTTGCCTAAGGCTAAAGTATTCTCTGCAATGGTAATGTCGTGTGAGTATGTATGTAATTCCAAACTGTAGAGAGAGGTGAGATGGAGGGGAGGGAGCAGGAAGCAAACAGTTTGGGGAAATCATTTGGAGGTAAAACAACACTCATTACATGCAAATTTAGGGGAAGAACCCAGCCcatgacgggggggggggaagggggtctaAATTTACCTAGAGTGATGAAGGTGGTGCCTGAACCTCCATTAATGGACGGGTTGTTGTCGGATAAAACTGTTACGActgatgatggggggggggggtagtttaTTGCTCCCCTCAAGAGGATCATGTTGGGTGGCTTAAGTACAAAGTAATGCAAGGTTTAGAGGTCAAATAGTTCCTATTTTATGCAAATGTAAACTATGAATTAGCTCTACTGTATAACTAGGTCAAAGCACATTGTTGTGGTAATAGAATGTTTTAAATTCGTGTATGTCCATCACTGAACATTTTTCCTCTGACAAAGAGATGGGCCTTTGTTGGGATTGGGGAATGAAGTTCTGCTACCATAGGCTTTGCCCAACCCCAAATTTGAGCACAAAACTAACCAGATATTACAGATTGTGTACATGCTTAGTACATCTTTGTGCTATTACCCTATAGCTTACTTTGCAACGTATACTTCAACAACAGTAGATAGGCCCACAGTTAGAGGTAGATGGTAACAACACAAAGGATTACTAACCtgaaacattgaaatattttacaatcaAAAATCACAAAGCAGGAAGCTAtgtatatcgatatatatataatcgaaACCACACTGTAtgtgggtcaatccatgccaaatcaacagtggcctgaaattgatatggtgtcttgccattTGTCTCAAAGGATAAAATTGGGCAAAACAACTTGTGAAAATTTTTgggttgctaggatacggccccgcctaacaaccaaatccagatttcATTTGATGAACCTAAGTTTGGAGGCATGGTTTGAAtaaattcaaagtattttaaTTCTCATTTTGCAGATATTTTGGAAGACATGTGCTCAGTCTTTGAATTTAGCTAagtttgaggaaaatttacggtctcaatttttcgtaactagtaattaaaatggccgaaaatgagatagggggcttttctggccctacttttaGTGTGCTCTATATACACaagcaaaggcatgtttgagtttttatttgcataggatccttgtccagtggtagttgtatGGGATAAGCGCAAAAAAAAGAGTTAAGCGGGTCATAAGTTttatgaacagcgccctcaattttaagaaatctcacttctggccatAATTGGGGGTGCAATTTGGGCCAATGGGTAAATagcaatttttctttaaataccatttttcaGGAGAGTATTGaccctttttttaaaaacttaagtcaaaaagttgtgtattttgtgttatctactgGAATTGACAACTCGAAATATGCAAAAATCACTtggttcatatgtatgaaaatgcctGCACAGGCCGATTTGTACGGAAGTGTAGatgggacattgcattgacgcgataccaacttgacaaaacgacaattatctgcaaattgacaagttgacgagatggtaacgtgacaaaaatcagaaaattgacgttttgacgagatcacggatctcgtcaatgcagcaattatctgcaaattgacgagttgcacacttactaccatctcgacaaaacgacaaaattcagaaaattgacgttttgacgagaaaACGgctctcgtcaatgcaacaattttctgcaaagtgatgagttgcacacttactaccatctcgacaaaacgacaaaattcagaaaattgtcgttttgacgagataacggatctcgtcaatgcagcaattttctgcaaaatgacgagttgcacacttactaccatctcgacaagttgacaaaattcagaaaattgacgtatactggatatatatatatatatatatacatatatatatatccatatatatatccatatatacattgtatcccagttttttatatatatatatatatttccaggcACAGATTAAGCTGATGTGAGGTGTACCCCTCCTCTTCTCCGCCTTCTCTTTTCACACTCACTCGAAAATACAAAGGTAGAAGCTAACAGGAATGTGTGTGTACAGTAGATCAGATTTATAGTATAAATACACCTGagaatgcatcatttgaagACTTCACATTTGTCGATGTCTTTATAAACACGAAATCTGTGACAAGGGTGTCACCTTCACACTTCCTCCCTTACAAAACCCTCAATGCATTAAGAATTTGTCCATTTCCTGTGTACATTACTGCACCATTGTCCTAGAAGGCTGATGTCTCACAGAACCTGCACTgatccctaccccctccccacctctaTCCATTAAAATTCCACAAATGATCTGTGACCTCTGCCTCTGAGATCACCCAGTATACAATGGTAAAACTTTGATAATTTCACATTAGTTTAACTTTCTTTGTTATTTATGAAACAGACATGAAAGCACACTCCCAGGGATGGCTTGAAAAATATTCCAGTGCTTGTTCCTAAGGAATTGCAGGTGGTTAAGAGTGAAATCTATAACATAAGATGACATTCACCATGATATTTCATGTGCTTACTTTTTCCCTGGTGATTAACAAAATGATATTCAGTAGTAGGTTTACTAAAACAACTAGTTCTCTGTATTGATTAACTGATGTCATATTCAGACATAATGTAACAAGAGTATTTACATATCATGAATGCTAAATGTTTCTCCTGGTATATTCTTTCATGTGTCTTTTCCAATTGCTGAACTACTAAGGCTTTGCTCCAGTAGGTGCTTTTCCATGTACTCTACCCTTCCAACTTCCAAACTGAACAACGAATTTGGCCACAGTCTCTCTAGTGTGTGTTCATTCTTTTGTGTGTTCCTTCATGTGTCCACTAGATTTAGCAAACTTTGCTAATTTTTCTCTACAGCATGTCTTCATGTCTCCTTAAATGTCCTGATGAATCAAACAATTTCTTAAAGTAGCTACTGTAAACTGATAATGTTTCCTGCATGTGTGTGTTCCTTCAATTTACGTACAAGCTTTTTCTCACCATAAGGAGTTAAAATCATTTTCTAGTTCTTTCATGTTATTTCCAGATACATATATTGAGTCCCAACGTAATGAATCATTTTTCCCACAATAGCTATATTCATATTTGTACTGTGCCAACACACACGTATAGAGAGTAAACCATTTGTTACAATAAGTTCGTTCATGAGGCTTTTCTCCTCAATGTTATCTTCCATGTTGCCCCCAATTTACAGATAGAGTAAACCCTTTGCAACAATATCCACATTCTTAAAGGTCTATGGACACCGAGCCAATTGGCCTCATGATCCTATACATGTGTACTTTTGTGAATCCTCAAATTACTAGAATTTAAGCAAACATTTTCTCATAGAAGTTACCTTGATAAGGCTTTTTCCCCGTGTGCAATCTTTTATGGCTCTTCAAAATAGCAGCTTGGAAACCTTTTTGTCACACATTCTATTATAGTATTTACAGAGGCAAGGCCAGACCCTGTATGTATTATTTCATGTGTTCTCAAACTATCAGATTCAGCAAACTTTTCCTTACAATAGTTACACTGatatggcttctctcctgtatgtgtctTTTCATGTCTCCTCATTTGTCCAGAATCTGCAAACATTATCTCAcaatagttacactgataaggcttctctcctgtgtgtgttctttcatgtctcctcaTTTGTCCAGaatcagcaaacattttctcaCAATAGTtgcactgataaggcttctctcctgtgtgtgttctttcatgtctcctcaTTTGTCCAGAATTAGCAAACATTTTCTCAcaatagttacactgataaggcttctctcctgtgtgtgttctttcatgtgtcCTCATTTGTCCAGATAcagcaaactttttgtcacagtagttacactgataaggcttctctcctgtgtgtgttctttcatgatTCCTCATTTGTCCAGAataagcaaacattttcttacaatagttacactgataaggcttctctcctgtgtgtgttctttcatgtgtcCTCATTTGTCCAGATAcagcaaactttttgtcacagtatttacactgataaggcttctctcctgtatgtgttctttcatgtttccTCATTTCTCCAGAAGCAggaaactttttgtcacagtatttacactgataaggcttctctcctgtatgtgttctttcatgtttccTCATTTCTCCAGATAcagcaaactttttgtcacagaagttgcactgataaggcttctctcctgtgtgtgttctttcatgtttccTCATTTCTCCAGAAGCAggaaactttttgtcacagaagttgcactgataaggcttctctcctgtatgtgttctttcatgtttccTCATTTCTCCAGAAGCAggaaactttttgtcacagtagttacactgataaggcttctcacCTGTGTGTCTTATTTCATGGCTCTTTAAACTAGAGGTTTGGGTAAACTTTTTGTTAcaatagttacactgataaggcttctctcctgcaTGTTTTCTTTCATGACTCTTTAAACTAGCAGCTTgtgcaaactttttgtcacaaaagttgcactgataaggcttctctcctgtgtgtgttctttcatgtgtcCTCATTTGTCTAGATTCAGCAAACTTGTTGTCACAGTATTtgcactgataaggcttctctcctgtatgtgttctttcatgtgtcCTCATTGGTGCAGATTCAGTAAACTTTCTGTcgcagtagttacactgatatggcttctctcctgtgtgcgTTCTTTCATGTATCTTTAATTTTCCAGAATCAGCAAACATTTtattacagtaactacactgataaggtttctccCCTGTGTGTGTTCTTACATGCCTCTTCAAACTAGAGGCTTtggcaaactttttgtcacagtagttacactgataaggcttctttcctgtatgttttctttcatgaacctttaaattagaaaaatttgcaaattttttttcacagtagtgacactgataaggcttctctcctgtgtgtgttctttcatgtgtcCTCATTTGTCTAGATTCAGCAAACTTGTTGTCACAGTATTTGCACTGATagggcttctctcctgtgtgtgttctttcatgtgtcCTCATTGGTGCAGATTCAGTAAACTTTCTGTcgcagtagttacactgatatggcttctctcctgtgtgcaTTCTTTCATGTATCTTTAATTTTCCAGAATCAGCAAACATTTtattacagtaactacactgataaggtttctccCCTGTGTGTGTTCTTACATGCCTCTTCAAACTAGAGGCTTGGgtaaactttttgtcacagtagttacactgataaggcttctcacCTGTGTGTCTTATTTCATGGCTCTTTAAACTAGCAGCTTgtgcaaactttttgtcacaaaagttgcactgataaggcttctctcctgtatgtgttctttcatgtatcctCATTTGTGCAGATtcagcaaactttttgtcacagtagttgcaatgataaggcttctctcctgtatgtgttcttacATGCCTCTTCAATCTAGAAGCATGGGCAAattttttgtcacagtagttgcactgataaggcttcactcctgcatattttttttcatgtttttccaCACTTCCAGTGTGAGTAAACATCTTGTTGCTATCAATACTGTTGTCAGGATTCCCTTCTCTATAAAGTGTACAATTCTCTGTCTGATGCGGTTTTCCTATGATTTGTTTAGTATTGCCAGAGGATGTTTCTTCTTTACTGGCCTCATCCTCCAGGCTGAATGAAACATGACATGAGTAGCTATCAACTGGTTCCACAGACTCCTTTTCTTCCTTCTTAACATCCTGTTGATGTTCTTGGTGATGTGAGTGAGCAAAGTGTCCAGAGGACAGTCCCTGAAATACTGAGAATTGAAGCAAAACATGAGGTGATATTATGACAACAGAAACCAACTGTTATTTTCTACTTTTCATCAATGAGAATATTTCATTTAGGACTATGGATAAGACTTGCTCTCAACCTTGCTATTTTTAAGAGATTAGGAAAGTTCTTGCATTGATGTGAAATTGTCAACAAGGTTATTGATATAGGCTTTTCAATTAGCAAAGTGAAACATTTTTCTCTCAAAACTTAGTTTCACATTGTCACCAGAGAATCCTAAAAAGTGGAACACAAATCCAACCAACATCTTTAGCTTATATTGACAGAGATCCTCGTGAATACAATTCCTCTGGACAACTGAGCAAAATCTAGCTCTCTTTTGGATATATCCCATCCTCCTTCCACATAGATATCAAGGGTAACACTATACTTTTAAATGAGAAGTGGAGTTTTGAGGGCCTTTGAGTGTTTGTGGTACTCTGTTTCCAAGATGATGTTCAAATGTTTAGAACATTCTAGGATTTTTGCCGAATATATGCAGAGCCAATTGATGTCCAAAGAAAACTTGGAGGGTAAGTGCTATACACAGTATTAAAAAATGCAAAGAGTTGTTTTCCATGTAAAATACTGCCTTTTGAAATTATTAAGTGATCTGAGAAGCGAGGACTGTGATCCAGAAATCATATGAAACATTGGAGCTGTGTCTAAAAACCACTGAATTATTCATAGCCAGTTTAAAAATTGAAGTGTATTCCCAGGAAAGTATTTTAACTGTGGGATCATTTCTGTGAACTATATTCATCTGGAGACGTTACATGGAATCCAGTGACTGCAGTCCCTGGAAAACAGGAACATCTGGTCATGTTaacttactgtatatatatatgaattaagCATGCACTGAGGACTGCTCTTACATAATACAGCTGTACTCACAGTAAGTAAACAACAATTTCATTAGAATTTCTAaacaacaagagcccaagggcactgtggttccttgcttggggtatatgacaatacacataatattatcaagcaagattgggctcaaatagtccaagtaattgtggtcctacatgttcccataaagtaaccaacactatagccaacacttttgtgatcacaaaatgtgatcgtattttttatcaaaaggcacttttgagatctaaatatggcgtcgaaaatgtaagaagtataagaGACCttcaagcgtgtcaacagatatgataacaatggtgacctcagatgacatgaccttaagtttcaaaatgttccaccaccccattcacaacttgtcccaaaatatcaaccatgtcacaccttggcattgagatttaattgcattaaatgtcaaaaaattaactttgaacttgtatacataacttcacacacaaaggtcacccggaggtcaaccagttgacatttttgatcggtgagacctaaatagagcatgactgtaaaaattcaaacattttttctttgtccattttctccaccccccccccccataatactactttttgaacattagctgacctttggtgaccttggatcacatgaccgttaagtttgaaaatattcccctatacagtaccatttgcaacttgtccaaaaaaatcaaccttctCACACCTTgacactgggagttattgcattaaatgtctgaaaattaactttgacctcaaataacttcgcacacaaaggtcaaatgggggtcaacccattgacatttatgatcagaaggtacctttaacatctgaaaatagcatcgaaactgtaaaaatccacaaaacacaaaaaggtcaccagaggtcaaattgagttcaagggtcacccagatgcgggttgacaattggattacattgaagcaacttccaaccctaacggacaatttgttctcaagttatcgcaaaaatactagttttttatcattaattgacctttggtgacctcggatcacatgaccgttaagtttgaaaatattcccctaaaccatttgcaacttgtctcaaaaatatcaactgtgtaacaccttggcactgggagttactacactaaatgtctgaaaattaactttgacctcatataacttaacatacaaaggtcaccttgggtcaacttattgacatttttgattgatgagacctaaattagagcatcaaactataaaaattcaaacatttttttctttgcccattttctacccctaAAATACtggttttttgacattaattgacctttggtgacctcgggtCACATGAccgttcagtttgaaaatattcccctataccatttgcaacttgtccaaaaatatcaaccatgtcacaccttggaactgggagttgttgcattaaatgtctgaaaattaactttgaccttgtataactttgcacacgaaggtcacacgggtgtcaaccaattgatatttttgattggaaggtacctttgatatccaaatctagcatcaaaaccaaacattttcttttttgcttgtttcctcccaaaataagcacgttttttctaatgtgacctttgaccttttgaccttggtttcagatgtagtttaatctcctgattccaaaaacaaaacgacaagtctgtacaaccatcctaactccgaccgaaaaactttgaccccatataacttcgcacataatgGTCAAatggggtcaacctattgacattaatgatcagaaggtacctttgacatctgaaaatagcatcaagactgtaaaaatcccccaaaacacaaaaaggtcatcagaggtcaaattgaggtcaacgGTCACCCagaagtttggcctcaatccaacattcccttattgagatagagcatacccaagcaagtgtcacagacgcacacacacacacacacacctatacgtttgtgtttcattcagaccgaggaccccattgtattttccattgttcaaatccacgtaccctaaccttaacaataccccatacaatagaattcttctgagaacatggtgattctttagaaatcacaaccaaggacctgaaattcttttgttcttgaaagtcctcggtcaaatagcaaaacaaacgcacacacacacacacgccaacctgactacataggttctttttgctaaagcaaggaaccaaaaatgaagaaatcaaAGAAGGTTCAATGGCAGGGCCACAGCCTTTTGATTTTGATCTGATATTCATAGCAGAGGAATTACAGGCAAGGGAAAAGTAAGAGTAAACAGGGAAGAAGTAGATCGTGTGACAACTGTGTGATAATGCCTACGAAGATGGAGTTTGTTTGTTGTCATGAATTGCCACGATAGTTTTGAAAATCTTCTTTAACCCCAAAAGTCTGCATAATAGTCAATACGGACTCTGAactgtttgccaaaaaaaagcaGTACTAAGAGCTACCTTAGTGATGAGGAATGACATCAGTGGCCACGCAAGGGACGTTCCATTTGAAATGGATATGAAGTAATCCTGAGTCTGGCAACGCATACTGTATGCTCAATGTTACAGTCATCCTACAGTGTAACTGTTACTTCAGCAGTTCAGCTTACCCTAGGCAAAGCTTCAGTGTGCTTCTTTAGCGTAGCCTAGGCCttctttttaatgaaaatttaaaaaaaaagagaactcTTGATTTTATCATTTACTACAGTATGACCTTCAGGTGCTTCCTTAATATTTTAAAGGAAatgattattcgcagggcagcctggcgaataacgtacacagacaccttatttgcagtgctgtgacgattttgaaaataggtttattattgGCTTTCGATGACACCATTTTTGATGTGACGTCATTCATTTGACCTTGGTGCGCAAACCTGAAGTTCTTTCATGTCTTTCAGTTTCAGGCTTACAAAATCAGATTCTACATTTTACAGATACTACCTTTTAACTGTCATGAATTAttagaaaaatattgttttttaaacCACTGACATACTGTAAGAAGAACTTAATTACATTTGCACATTAAATTTACGATTCAGCATTGGGGGCCTAGGCCCTAAGCCCAAGTCTGTAACTTAGTTATAACGTAGGTCGCCTAGCCCAAAATACAGTACATGTCATAAGCGTTACTGTTATGCTAAATGGACTGACCAACGGTTAGCCACTGCCTAGGCTTGCTAACGTTAGGTGTAGGCAGTGATTAAGGATATGAAAGGATGGAACATTCGGCCCCAAATCATGAGATTGAATCTTTTGCAAGTTCCCAGATTTATGAGATGCAAGAAGGGCTTCTGAAAAGTCAATTTTGGGGTCCTCAATTATGCCAATCTTTATGGCCCCATAACGTCAAATATTGTTTGTACTTAATCAATATTTGAGAGACTTGAAAGGCCggttttgctattgataccagtcagtttaggggccttgaaaaagccaacctattgggcccaaatagtcttagccacttcataagctaatttttggaaccccagcagttcaattttaaaagcttattttaagggagcttatcttgTGATTCCCCAAAAGCCGACATTGCCCgaaagccaatatggtcaagGGTGTGACACTCCCCTctcccacacctttacatgcaaaagggcagtcactctgcaaaaacaaaggtgaaaatgagggatgacattttttatgttggcggtactaatgctagactggttcaatctgaaggccctaggctcccaaaaccaatcctaacagcattaagataggaatCCCAACCTGGGCCAATAAATCCCTCAAAATATAGGggctcccaa
Proteins encoded in this window:
- the LOC139984982 gene encoding uncharacterized protein isoform X2; this encodes MFQISVKVEPGSPSHDNTVNTVFQGLSSGHFAHSHHQEHQQDVKKEEKESVEPVDSYSCHVSFSLEDEASKEETSSGNTKQIIGKPHQTENCTLYREGNPDNSIDSNKMFTHTGSVEKHEKKYAGVKPYQCNYCDKKFAHASRLKRHVRTHTGEKPYHCNYCDKKFAESAQMRIHERTHTGEKPYQCNFCDKKFAQAASLKSHEIRHTGEKPYQCNYCDKKFTQASSLKRHVRTHTGEKPYQCSYCNKMFADSGKLKIHERMHTGEKPYQCNYCDRKFTESAPMRTHERTHTGEKPYQCKYCDNKFAESRQMRTHERTHTGEKPYQCHYCEKKFANFSNLKVHERKHTGKKPYQCNYCDKKFAKASSLKRHVRTHTGEKPYQCSYCNKMFADSGKLKIHERTHTGEKPYQCNYCDRKFTESAPMRTHERTHTGEKPYQCKYCDNKFAESRQMRTHERTHTGEKPYQCNFCDKKFAQAASLKSHERKHAGEKPYQCNYCNKKFTQTSSLKSHEIRHTGEKPYQCNYCDKKFPASGEMRKHERTHTGEKPYQCNFCDKKFPASGEMRKHERTHTGEKPYQCNFCDKKFAVSGEMRKHERTHTGEKPYQCKYCDKKFPASGEMRKHERTHTGEKPYQCKYCDKKFAVSGQMRTHERTHTGEKPYQCNYCKKMFAYSGQMRNHERTHTGEKPYQCNYCDKKFAVSGQMRTHERTHTGEKPYQCNYCEKMFANSGQMRRHERTHTGEKPYQCNYCEKMFADSGQMRRHERTHTGEKPYQCNYCEIMFADSGQMRRHEKTHTGEKPYQCNYCKEKFAESDSLRTHEIIHTGSGLASVNTIIECVTKRFPSCYFEEP
- the LOC139984982 gene encoding uncharacterized protein isoform X1; the encoded protein is MFQISVKVEPGSPLHDSTVNTVFQGLSSGHFAHSHHQEHQQDVKKEEKESVEPVDSYSCHVSFSLEDEASKEETSSGNTKQIIGKPHQTENCTLYREGNPDNSIDSNKMFTHTGSVEKHEKKYAGVKPYQCNYCDKKFAHASRLKRHVRTHTGEKPYHCNYCDKKFAESAQMRIHERTHTGEKPYQCNFCDKKFAQAASLKSHEIRHTGEKPYQCNYCDKKFTQASSLKRHVRTHTGEKPYQCSYCNKMFADSGKLKIHERMHTGEKPYQCNYCDRKFTESAPMRTHERTHTGEKPYQCKYCDNKFAESRQMRTHERTHTGEKPYQCHYCEKKFANFSNLKVHERKHTGKKPYQCNYCDKKFAKASSLKRHVRTHTGEKPYQCSYCNKMFADSGKLKIHERTHTGEKPYQCNYCDRKFTESAPMRTHERTHTGEKPYQCKYCDNKFAESRQMRTHERTHTGEKPYQCNFCDKKFAQAASLKSHERKHAGEKPYQCNYCNKKFTQTSSLKSHEIRHTGEKPYQCNYCDKKFPASGEMRKHERTHTGEKPYQCNFCDKKFPASGEMRKHERTHTGEKPYQCNFCDKKFAVSGEMRKHERTHTGEKPYQCKYCDKKFPASGEMRKHERTHTGEKPYQCKYCDKKFAVSGQMRTHERTHTGEKPYQCNYCKKMFAYSGQMRNHERTHTGEKPYQCNYCDKKFAVSGQMRTHERTHTGEKPYQCNYCEKMFANSGQMRRHERTHTGEKPYQCNYCEKMFADSGQMRRHERTHTGEKPYQCNYCEIMFADSGQMRRHEKTHTGEKPYQCNYCKEKFAESDSLRTHEIIHTGSGLASVNTIIECVTKRFPSCYFEEP